One region of Quercus lobata isolate SW786 chromosome 2, ValleyOak3.0 Primary Assembly, whole genome shotgun sequence genomic DNA includes:
- the LOC115978412 gene encoding indole-3-pyruvate monooxygenase YUCCA2-like — protein MAYMKEVEGKRVHDPLHEKMAKTRCKLVRGPVIVGAGPSGLAAAACLKQRDVPSLILERADCIASTWQHRAYDRLRLHLPKQFCELPLMKFPKNFPTYPTKEDFVSYLQDYADHFDIQPVFNKTVVSAEFDQICGFWRVTTTGSEKEVTEYVCQWLIVATGENAEEVVPQFEGMNQFDGTIAHTSVYKSGEKYSGKSVLVVGCGNSGMEVCLDLCGNNARPSLVVRDSVHVLPQQMLGTSTFGLSMWLLNWLPTRLVDHFLLLMSRLMLGDTSRFGLNRPEIGPLELKSKSGKTPVLDVGTLDKIRTGNIKVCKAVKRLTRHAVEFVDGKVENFDAIILATGYKSNVPSWLKESDMFSNKDGLPRKPFPNGWKGEGGLYSVGFTKRGLLGTSLDARKIAEDIEPLWKRSLINSKKYSIR, from the exons ATGGCATACATGAAAGAAGTTGAAGGTAAACGAGTCCATGATCCTCTGCACGAGAAGATGGCTAAAACAAGGTGTAAATTGGTGCGAGGACCAGTCATAGTTGGGGCTGGACCTTCGGGTTTAGCTGCAGCTGCTTGTCTTAAACAAAGAGATGTTCCAAGCTTAATCCTTGAACGAGCTGATTGCATAGCTTCCACATGGCAACACAGGGCCTATGATCGTCTTCGTCTTCACCTTCCAAAGCAATTCTGTGAGCTCCCACTCATGAAATTCCCTAAGAATTTCCCCACTTATCCAACAAAAGAAGATTTTGTTTCCTATTTACAAGACTACGCCGACCATTTTGACATACAACCCGTGTTTAACAAAACTGTGGTGAGCGCAGAGTTTGATCAAATATGTGGGTTTTGGAGGGTTACGACCACTGGCTCGGAAAAGGAAGTGACAGAATACGTGTGTCAATGGCTAATAGTTGCAACAGGAGAGAATGCTGAGGAGGTTGTGCCACAATTTGAAGGAATGAATCAATTCGATGGGACTATTGCACACACCAGCGTGTATAAGAGCGGTGAAAAGTATAGTGGAAAGAGTGTTTTGGTGGTCGGATGTGGGAATTCAGGCATGGAGGTCTGCTTGGATCTCTGCGGCAATAATGCTCGCCCGTCCCTCGTAGTCAGAGATTCG GTGCATGTGTTGCCCCAACAGATGCTAGGAACATCAACTTTTGGATTGTCCATGTGGTTGCTCAACTGGCTTCCCACGCGTCTTGTGGATCATTTCTTACTCCTAATGTCACGTTTGATGCTTGGTGACACTTCTCGATTTGGACTAAATCGCCCTGAGATTGGTCCTCTTGAGCTCAAGAGCAAGTCTGGCAAGACACCCGTATTGGATGTTGGAACCCTCGATAAGATCAGAACTGGGAATATCAAG GTATGCAAGGCAGTAAAGCGACTAACACGCCATGCTGTGGAGTTTGTGGATGGCAAAGTGGAAAATTTCGATGCCATCATTTTAGCTACGGGTTACAAAAGTAACGTACCTTCTTGGTTAAAG GAGAGTGATATGTTTTCCAACAAAGATGGGTTGCCTCGAAAACCATTTCCCAATGGATGGAAGGGCGAAGGTGGGCTGTACTCCGTGGGCTTTACTAAACGTGGCCTGCTGGGCACGTCTCTTGATGCAAGGAAAATTGCAGAAGATATAGAGCCTCTTTGGAAGAGAAGTcttataaactcaaaaaaatatagCATTCGTTAG